A genome region from Syntrophaceae bacterium includes the following:
- the recC gene encoding exodeoxyribonuclease V subunit gamma, with amino-acid sequence MPGLKLYTSNRLEALAGKLEETLRVPPASPMAPEIILVQSRGMERWLSLELARRLGICANIRFPFPNHFVEDVFRGVLPDLPASPAFDPEVLAWRVMGLLPRCLDGEGFEPLRAYLADDGRGFKRYQLSRIVARLFDQYLVYRPEMVIGWESGRDRHWQAALWRLLAAGSPPGSHRAARWKEALARLERTGPGQALPSRVCVFGISALPPFHLRILEAVARTIDVNLFVMNPCREYWYLIYSDREMRRLADRLGAAPGDEALHLERGNSLLASMGALGRDFLRMVYDMGCEETDVSEEPGGGSLLACIQSDILNLRDRGADGDRTPVAPGDDSIRVHSCHSPMREVEVLQDRILELLDRDPSLTPADILVMTPEIETYAPFIEAVFSLPRDDRRRVPFSVADRGIRSRSALADTFLRLLDLEGSRMGATEVASFLETDALRRRFALSADDLALVHRWIRDTGIRWGIDGSSRRREGLPEFAENTWQQGIDRLLLGYALPAREDELFMGILPHEGVAEGEAATLGSFLAYLERLFAFAESLREPRDLSGWAAHLAAALDGFFLPEGGEEDEVQTLRRALADLTLRQEQSGFDGKLCAGVLKAHLEEALQQAGFASGFITGGVTFCAMLPMRSIPFRVVCLIGLDDAAYPRQAAAPGFDLMKEHPRPGDRSRRLDDRYLFLEALLSARETLYISYTGQSIQDNSARPPSVVVSELLDYIAQGFEMPGVADIRDAITVRHRLQAFSPEYFRGGALYSYSAENAAAAAAAAAAGPGRKRPFIASPLPEPPPEWRTVDVHALARFFANPARYLLTRRLGLRLDEEGARLADVEPMSIEGLERYELGGRLAARCIAGLEAGPLLPAARALGTLPPGTPGECWFHELCEGVRAFAARLRPHLQGEPLGAIDLDRTMGPFRLTGRLQLGLPAGLVHYRYADVRAKDLLRAWIQHLALGAGAGDRYPGRCVVMGRDTGWLLGPVAEGERLLLQLLEIYWRGLTAPLPFFPETARAYVGRLQKGKGEADALKAAGRVWAPERGYAERKDPYFSFCFDGPDPLGGEFRELAVAVLGPLLGQAVEVR; translated from the coding sequence ATGCCCGGTCTGAAGCTCTACACCAGCAACCGCCTCGAGGCCCTTGCCGGCAAGCTTGAGGAGACCCTCCGCGTTCCGCCGGCCTCGCCCATGGCCCCGGAGATCATCCTGGTCCAGAGCCGCGGCATGGAGCGGTGGCTCTCGCTGGAGCTGGCGCGGCGCCTCGGGATCTGCGCCAACATCCGGTTCCCGTTTCCCAACCACTTCGTCGAGGACGTCTTCCGCGGCGTTCTCCCCGATCTGCCCGCATCCCCGGCGTTTGACCCGGAGGTGCTGGCCTGGCGGGTCATGGGCCTTCTGCCCCGCTGTCTCGACGGCGAGGGGTTCGAGCCCCTGCGGGCCTACCTCGCCGACGACGGCCGCGGGTTCAAGCGCTATCAGCTCAGCCGCATCGTCGCCCGCCTGTTCGACCAGTACCTCGTCTACCGTCCCGAGATGGTCATCGGCTGGGAGTCAGGCCGGGATCGTCACTGGCAGGCGGCCCTCTGGCGGCTGCTTGCGGCCGGGAGCCCCCCGGGGTCGCACCGGGCGGCTCGCTGGAAGGAGGCCCTCGCCCGCCTGGAGCGGACCGGGCCCGGGCAGGCGCTGCCCTCGCGGGTCTGCGTCTTCGGCATCTCGGCCCTGCCGCCCTTCCACCTCCGCATCCTCGAGGCCGTCGCCCGCACGATCGATGTCAACCTCTTCGTTATGAACCCGTGCCGGGAGTACTGGTACCTCATCTACTCCGACCGCGAGATGCGAAGGCTGGCCGACCGGCTCGGGGCGGCCCCGGGCGACGAGGCCCTCCACCTGGAGAGGGGCAACAGCCTGCTTGCCTCCATGGGGGCCTTGGGCCGCGACTTCCTCCGGATGGTCTACGACATGGGCTGCGAGGAGACGGATGTCTCGGAGGAGCCCGGCGGCGGGAGCCTGCTTGCCTGCATCCAGTCCGATATCCTGAACCTGCGCGACCGGGGCGCGGACGGCGACAGGACCCCCGTCGCCCCCGGCGACGACTCGATCCGGGTCCATTCGTGCCACAGCCCCATGCGCGAGGTCGAGGTCCTCCAGGACCGGATCCTCGAGCTGCTCGACCGCGACCCGTCGCTGACGCCCGCCGACATCCTCGTCATGACGCCCGAGATCGAGACCTACGCCCCCTTCATCGAGGCCGTCTTCTCCCTGCCCCGCGACGACCGGCGCAGGGTCCCCTTCAGCGTCGCCGACCGCGGCATCCGAAGCCGGAGCGCGCTGGCGGACACCTTCCTGCGGCTCCTCGATCTCGAGGGCAGCCGGATGGGCGCCACGGAGGTCGCCTCCTTCCTCGAGACGGACGCCCTGCGGCGGCGCTTCGCCCTGAGTGCCGACGACCTGGCGCTCGTCCACCGGTGGATCCGCGACACCGGCATCCGGTGGGGGATCGACGGGTCGAGCCGCCGGCGGGAGGGGCTCCCCGAATTCGCGGAGAACACCTGGCAGCAGGGAATCGACCGCCTGCTTCTCGGCTATGCCCTGCCGGCCAGGGAGGACGAGCTCTTCATGGGCATCCTCCCCCACGAGGGGGTGGCCGAGGGCGAAGCGGCAACCCTGGGCTCGTTCCTGGCGTACCTGGAGCGGCTCTTCGCCTTCGCGGAGTCACTGCGCGAGCCCCGGGACCTCTCCGGTTGGGCCGCTCACCTGGCCGCCGCCCTCGACGGGTTCTTCCTCCCCGAGGGCGGCGAGGAAGACGAGGTGCAGACCCTGCGCCGGGCTCTGGCCGATTTGACCCTGCGCCAGGAGCAGTCCGGTTTTGACGGGAAGCTCTGCGCCGGGGTCCTGAAGGCCCACCTCGAGGAGGCGCTCCAGCAGGCCGGGTTCGCCTCGGGCTTCATCACGGGCGGTGTGACGTTCTGCGCCATGCTCCCCATGCGGAGCATCCCCTTCCGGGTGGTCTGCCTCATCGGGCTCGACGACGCGGCCTACCCGCGGCAGGCCGCGGCGCCGGGCTTCGACCTCATGAAGGAGCACCCGAGGCCCGGTGACCGTTCCCGCCGCCTCGATGACCGCTACCTGTTCCTCGAGGCCCTCCTGTCGGCCCGGGAGACCCTCTACATCAGCTACACCGGGCAGAGCATCCAGGACAACAGCGCACGGCCGCCGTCGGTCGTCGTGAGCGAGCTGCTCGACTACATCGCGCAGGGCTTCGAGATGCCCGGCGTAGCGGACATCCGCGACGCGATCACCGTGCGGCACCGCCTGCAGGCCTTCAGCCCCGAATATTTCCGGGGCGGGGCGCTCTACAGCTACTCCGCCGAGAACGCCGCCGCCGCGGCGGCTGCAGCCGCCGCCGGCCCGGGCCGGAAGCGGCCCTTCATTGCCTCGCCCCTGCCCGAGCCGCCCCCCGAGTGGAGGACCGTCGACGTCCATGCCCTCGCCCGGTTCTTTGCCAACCCGGCCCGATACCTGCTGACGCGCAGGCTGGGGCTCCGTCTCGACGAAGAGGGGGCGAGGCTCGCCGACGTGGAGCCCATGAGCATCGAGGGACTCGAGCGCTACGAGCTGGGCGGGCGGCTCGCGGCCCGCTGCATAGCGGGACTCGAGGCGGGGCCGCTGCTGCCCGCCGCGAGGGCGCTGGGGACCCTCCCGCCGGGCACGCCGGGGGAGTGCTGGTTCCACGAGCTCTGCGAGGGGGTCCGGGCCTTCGCGGCCCGGCTGAGGCCGCACCTGCAGGGCGAGCCCCTGGGCGCGATCGACCTCGACCGGACGATGGGGCCGTTCCGGCTCACGGGGAGGCTGCAGCTCGGCCTGCCGGCGGGCCTTGTCCACTACCGCTATGCGGACGTCAGGGCGAAGGACCTGCTGCGCGCCTGGATTCAGCACCTTGCCCTCGGCGCCGGGGCGGGCGACCGTTACCCCGGGCGCTGCGTCGTCATGGGCCGGGACACGGGCTGGCTCCTCGGGCCTGTCGCGGAAGGGGAACGCCTGCTGCTGCAGCTGCTGGAGATTTACTGGAGGGGCCTGACGGCGCCCCTGCCGTTCTTCCCCGAGACGGCCCGGGCCTATGTCGGGCGCCTCCAGAAGGGAAAGGGCGAAGCGGACGCGCTCAAGGCCGCCGGCCGGGTGTGGGCGCCGGAACGGGGGTACGCGGAACGGAAGGACCCCTATTTTTCCTTTTGCTTCGACGGGCCGGACCCGCTGGGCGGGGAGTTCCGGGAGCTTGCCGTTGCGGTCCTGGGGCCCCTGCTCGGACAGGCCGTGGAGGTGCGCTGA
- the recB gene encoding exodeoxyribonuclease V subunit beta, with the protein MPAADPPFDLLKSPLDGRNLIEASAGTGKTYAIAGLFVRLIVEKRMAPSDILVVTYTVAATEELRGRIRTMIREALDVMAGKATEERFLADFTDGLADREDARGRLREALRGFDEAPICTIHSFCRRMLDENAFESGSPFDTELLPDERMLREEIVRDFWRRHFYEAPPEFVLYARERFSGPASLLALLRAAPFRHDARILPEAPPAALAGLEALREAFAGLRSSWPASRAGVERALRDEALNRTKYGKPKRYLEAMDAFLARPWAALPLSEDLVKFSPETLAGAVKKNCRAPAHPFFERFGDFQSLAGAVCAEMEMHVRFLRAELFRYVRRELAVRKRRRNLRSYDDLLADLREALSAEGSGILAGAIRRKYRAALVDEFQDTDPVQFAIFETVFGRGDAVLFLIGDPKQAIYSFRGADLFAYIRAASTVQRRYTLAENWRSEPGLIRAVNTLFGRPANPFLYDSVPFGPARAAEGRKASPLTVGGRQEAPLRLWVPDGEGGRITAERARERIRRAVAAEIARLIEAGRRGEALLGDRPLREADVAVLVRTNQEALLVQEALTGLGVHSVLYTTGNLFDTGEARAVELVLQAVAEPGDEAAVRTALATDLMGLDGAAIDRLMADTAAWEERVRRFHDWRDTWERQGFIRMFRDLMQAEGVRPRLLALPGGERRLTNVLHLAEVLHGEEMRRRAGMGGLIQWLATQRDEETPRLEEHQLRLESDADAVKVVTIHKSKGLEYPVVFCPFNWGPSRVGKVYNFHDEADGWQLNVALEDAGNEARRAAEREQLAENVRLLYVSLTRARNRCYLVWGPVGKSETSAPAYILHGPDGDPSCAVDETAARIAGMDAEGLLRELETIAAASDGAVEVSRMPEEPGPVILPAAGRAGLLGARECSREVARAFEIASFSSLVEDAEGGSAAGEVLAERPDHDEGSAPRAAAEVPGPADIFSFPRGARAGKCLHAILERLDFADAGRESLEGIVRASLAEYGYEARWCDTLCDMVGRVVEAPLDAGRDVRLAGLARDRCLHELGFTFPLRPLTPAGLRSLFAGAGCAAGDIPERIGSLRFRPVEGYMKGFIDLVFEQGGRFYLVDWKSNHLGMRPEDYDAEALAAVMRDDLYVLQYHLYAVALHEYLKGRLPDYDYDRHFGGAFYVFLRGVDPVRAPGCGIFRDRPARRLVETLAERLVARPREVRGS; encoded by the coding sequence ATGCCCGCCGCCGATCCCCCCTTCGACCTGCTGAAAAGCCCGCTCGACGGCAGGAACCTCATCGAGGCAAGCGCCGGCACGGGGAAGACCTATGCCATCGCCGGCCTGTTTGTGCGGCTGATCGTCGAGAAGCGCATGGCGCCCTCCGACATCCTCGTCGTCACCTACACGGTGGCCGCCACGGAGGAGCTGCGCGGCCGCATCCGGACCATGATCCGGGAGGCCCTCGACGTGATGGCCGGGAAGGCCACGGAGGAGCGGTTCCTCGCCGATTTCACGGACGGTCTGGCCGACCGGGAGGATGCGCGCGGCAGGCTGCGCGAAGCGCTGCGGGGGTTCGACGAGGCCCCCATCTGCACGATCCACTCCTTCTGCCGCCGGATGCTCGACGAGAACGCCTTCGAGAGCGGCAGCCCCTTCGACACGGAGCTGCTGCCCGACGAGCGCATGCTTCGGGAGGAGATCGTCCGCGATTTCTGGAGGCGGCACTTCTACGAGGCGCCCCCCGAATTCGTCCTCTACGCCCGGGAACGCTTCAGCGGGCCGGCGTCACTGCTCGCCCTGCTCCGCGCGGCGCCCTTCCGCCACGATGCGCGGATCCTCCCCGAGGCTCCCCCCGCGGCCCTGGCGGGCCTCGAGGCGCTGCGGGAGGCCTTTGCCGGCCTTCGGAGTTCCTGGCCGGCAAGCCGGGCCGGCGTGGAGAGGGCCCTGCGGGACGAGGCCCTGAACCGGACGAAGTACGGCAAGCCGAAGCGATACCTCGAGGCCATGGACGCCTTCCTGGCGCGCCCCTGGGCGGCCCTGCCCCTGTCGGAGGACCTGGTGAAGTTCAGCCCCGAGACCCTGGCGGGGGCCGTGAAGAAGAATTGCCGGGCCCCGGCCCACCCGTTCTTCGAGCGCTTCGGCGATTTCCAGAGCCTGGCGGGGGCCGTCTGCGCCGAGATGGAGATGCATGTCCGGTTCCTGCGCGCCGAGCTGTTCCGCTACGTGCGGCGGGAGCTTGCCGTCCGAAAGAGGCGGCGAAACCTCCGGTCCTACGACGACCTGCTCGCGGATCTGCGGGAGGCGCTCAGCGCGGAGGGCTCCGGCATCCTCGCCGGGGCGATCCGGAGGAAATACCGGGCTGCGCTCGTCGACGAATTCCAGGACACGGACCCCGTGCAGTTCGCCATCTTCGAGACGGTCTTTGGGCGGGGCGACGCGGTGCTCTTCCTGATCGGGGACCCGAAGCAGGCGATCTACAGTTTCCGGGGCGCGGACCTGTTCGCCTACATCCGCGCCGCCTCCACCGTGCAGAGGCGCTACACGCTGGCCGAGAACTGGCGCTCGGAGCCGGGCCTGATCCGCGCCGTCAACACCCTGTTCGGTCGGCCCGCGAACCCCTTTCTCTACGACTCCGTCCCCTTCGGGCCCGCCCGGGCTGCCGAGGGACGCAAGGCGTCCCCGCTGACCGTCGGCGGGCGGCAGGAGGCGCCCCTGCGGCTCTGGGTCCCGGACGGGGAAGGCGGTCGGATCACCGCCGAGCGGGCCCGGGAGCGGATCCGCCGCGCCGTGGCGGCCGAGATCGCGCGGCTCATCGAGGCGGGCCGCCGCGGCGAGGCCCTCCTGGGGGATCGGCCTCTCCGGGAAGCCGACGTGGCCGTTCTCGTCCGCACGAACCAGGAGGCCCTCCTCGTGCAGGAGGCCCTCACCGGCCTCGGCGTCCACAGCGTCCTCTACACCACGGGCAACCTCTTCGACACGGGCGAGGCCCGGGCGGTGGAGCTGGTGCTGCAGGCCGTTGCGGAACCCGGCGACGAGGCGGCCGTCCGCACGGCGCTGGCCACCGACCTGATGGGGCTGGACGGGGCCGCGATCGACAGGCTCATGGCCGACACGGCGGCCTGGGAGGAAAGGGTCCGCCGGTTTCATGACTGGCGCGATACCTGGGAACGCCAGGGGTTCATCCGCATGTTCCGCGATCTCATGCAGGCCGAGGGGGTGCGACCGCGGCTGCTTGCACTGCCCGGCGGCGAGCGCCGCCTCACCAACGTCCTGCACCTGGCCGAGGTGCTCCACGGCGAGGAGATGCGGCGGCGCGCCGGCATGGGCGGTCTCATCCAGTGGCTGGCAACACAGCGGGACGAGGAGACGCCGAGGCTCGAGGAGCATCAGCTGCGGCTCGAAAGCGACGCCGACGCCGTCAAGGTCGTCACGATCCACAAGAGCAAGGGGCTCGAGTACCCCGTCGTCTTCTGTCCCTTCAACTGGGGTCCCTCCCGCGTGGGGAAGGTCTACAACTTCCACGACGAGGCGGACGGCTGGCAGCTCAACGTCGCGCTGGAGGATGCGGGCAACGAGGCGCGCCGGGCGGCCGAGCGGGAGCAGCTCGCCGAGAATGTCCGGCTGCTCTACGTCTCCCTGACGCGGGCGAGAAACCGCTGCTATCTCGTCTGGGGGCCCGTGGGCAAGTCGGAGACCTCGGCGCCGGCCTACATCCTCCACGGGCCCGACGGCGACCCCTCGTGCGCCGTCGACGAGACGGCGGCCCGCATCGCCGGGATGGATGCGGAGGGCCTGCTGCGGGAGCTGGAGACGATCGCCGCCGCCTCGGACGGGGCCGTCGAGGTCAGCCGGATGCCCGAGGAGCCGGGCCCCGTGATTTTGCCCGCTGCCGGCAGGGCGGGGCTCCTCGGCGCGCGCGAATGCAGCCGGGAGGTGGCGCGGGCCTTCGAGATCGCCAGCTTCTCGTCCCTCGTCGAGGACGCGGAGGGCGGCTCGGCGGCGGGCGAGGTCCTTGCCGAGCGCCCCGACCACGACGAGGGTTCTGCCCCGCGGGCCGCCGCGGAGGTGCCCGGCCCTGCGGACATCTTCTCCTTTCCCCGGGGGGCGAGAGCGGGAAAATGCCTCCACGCCATCCTTGAGCGGCTCGACTTCGCCGACGCCGGGCGCGAAAGCCTCGAAGGCATCGTTCGGGCCTCGCTGGCCGAGTACGGCTACGAAGCGCGATGGTGTGACACCCTGTGCGACATGGTCGGCCGGGTCGTCGAGGCGCCCCTCGACGCCGGCCGCGACGTCCGGCTCGCGGGCCTTGCGCGCGACCGGTGCCTGCACGAGCTGGGCTTCACGTTTCCGCTCAGGCCGCTCACCCCCGCGGGGCTCCGGTCGCTCTTCGCCGGCGCCGGGTGCGCCGCTGGCGACATCCCGGAGCGGATCGGCTCGCTGCGCTTCCGGCCCGTCGAGGGTTACATGAAGGGGTTTATCGACCTCGTGTTCGAACAGGGCGGGCGGTTCTACCTCGTCGACTGGAAGTCGAACCACCTCGGGATGCGTCCCGAGGACTACGATGCGGAGGCCCTGGCGGCCGTGATGCGGGACGACCTGTACGTCCTCCAGTACCACCTCTACGCCGTGGCCCTGCACGAGTACCTGAAGGGCCGTCTGCCGGATTACGACTACGACAGGCATTTCGGCGGGGCCTTCTACGTGTTCCTGCGCGGCGTGGACCCCGTGCGAGCCCCCGGCTGCGGCATCTTCCGGGACCGCCCCGCACGCCGGCTCGTCGAGACCCTCGCGGAGAGGCTCGTGGCAAGGCCCCGTGAGGTCAGGGGATCATGA
- the recD gene encoding exodeoxyribonuclease V subunit alpha, whose protein sequence is MNPGIVDSLHAEGAISSLDRGFARLMARLAGSRDGALELAAALVSRASAEGNICLDLAGLAGRPAADAPGAPRCPALEPWVAALRRSAVVGAPGNWRPLVLHGTRLYLYRHWDAEQGLVRFLQGRSEGPVPAVDAGLLRDGILRLFPGRDGETDWQRVAAAVAVLQPFCVITGGPGTGKTTTAAAVLALLLEQAKDRPLRIALAAPTGKAAARLQEAIRESAGRLCCAPGVRERLAGVDASTLHRLLGRRPGLSPFSRDEEEPLPFDAVVVDEASMVPLHLLYTLTSALSGDARLILLGDRDQLASVEAGAVLGDICGPERRRLYSAAAAERIAEASGETVPLLPRGKGRSPVGDGIVELTRNWRFGAESGIGELSRAVREGRRDEALSILRAGGRGDLGFRPVPGARDLAASLAGPVLAGYGDYLAGGRPEEIFERFNRFRILCALREGPFSVEALNGAVAAILSRAGRLRPGRPWYEGRPVMVTRNDYGLRLFNGDVGIALADPEAGGAIRVFFPSPDGSMRKFEPYRLPEHETVFAMTVHKSQGSEFDHVLLILPEGDARVLTRELLYTGLTRARKRVDLWAGEAALAAALSRRIERASGLREALWAESGR, encoded by the coding sequence ATGAACCCCGGGATCGTCGACAGCCTTCATGCGGAAGGCGCAATCTCCAGCCTCGACAGGGGCTTTGCGCGGCTGATGGCGCGCCTTGCGGGCTCGCGGGACGGGGCGCTCGAACTTGCCGCCGCCCTCGTGAGCCGCGCCTCGGCCGAGGGGAACATCTGCCTCGATCTGGCCGGCCTCGCCGGCCGGCCGGCCGCGGATGCCCCGGGCGCGCCGCGCTGCCCCGCTCTGGAGCCGTGGGTTGCCGCGCTTCGCCGAAGCGCCGTGGTCGGCGCCCCCGGAAACTGGCGCCCGCTCGTCCTGCACGGGACCCGCCTGTATCTTTACCGGCACTGGGACGCCGAGCAGGGCCTTGTCCGCTTCCTGCAGGGACGCTCGGAGGGCCCGGTCCCGGCAGTCGACGCCGGGCTGCTCCGGGACGGCATCCTGCGGCTTTTCCCGGGCCGGGACGGGGAGACCGACTGGCAGCGGGTCGCGGCGGCCGTGGCCGTGCTGCAGCCGTTCTGCGTGATCACGGGAGGCCCGGGGACGGGAAAGACGACGACCGCTGCGGCCGTGCTGGCCCTGCTGCTGGAGCAGGCGAAGGACCGGCCGCTGCGGATTGCCCTTGCCGCGCCGACGGGCAAGGCGGCAGCCCGGCTGCAGGAGGCCATCCGCGAGTCGGCCGGCAGGCTTTGCTGCGCGCCGGGCGTCCGGGAGCGCCTCGCCGGCGTGGATGCCTCCACGCTGCACCGCCTGCTCGGGCGCCGCCCCGGGCTCTCCCCGTTCAGCCGGGACGAGGAGGAGCCGCTGCCCTTCGATGCGGTTGTGGTGGACGAGGCATCGATGGTCCCCCTGCACCTTTTGTATACCCTGACGTCGGCTTTGTCCGGCGACGCGCGGCTGATCCTCCTGGGCGACCGGGACCAGCTGGCCTCGGTCGAGGCCGGCGCCGTCCTGGGGGACATCTGCGGGCCGGAGCGCAGGCGGCTGTATTCCGCGGCCGCCGCGGAGAGGATCGCCGAGGCGAGCGGAGAAACGGTGCCTCTGCTGCCGCGGGGCAAGGGCCGGTCCCCCGTCGGCGACGGCATCGTCGAGCTCACGCGAAACTGGCGCTTCGGGGCCGAAAGCGGGATCGGCGAGCTCTCCCGGGCTGTCCGGGAGGGCCGCCGGGACGAGGCCCTGTCGATCCTGCGGGCCGGCGGCCGCGGCGACCTGGGCTTCCGGCCTGTTCCCGGGGCCCGCGACCTCGCGGCGTCCCTCGCCGGGCCGGTGCTGGCCGGATACGGGGATTACCTCGCCGGGGGCAGGCCGGAGGAGATCTTCGAGCGGTTCAACCGGTTCCGGATCCTCTGTGCCCTCCGGGAGGGACCCTTCTCCGTGGAGGCACTCAACGGGGCCGTGGCGGCGATCCTGTCCCGCGCGGGGCGCCTGCGGCCGGGGCGCCCCTGGTACGAGGGTCGGCCCGTGATGGTGACCCGCAACGACTACGGCCTGCGGCTTTTCAACGGCGACGTCGGCATCGCGCTTGCCGACCCCGAGGCGGGAGGGGCCATCCGCGTCTTCTTCCCGTCCCCCGACGGCTCCATGCGAAAGTTCGAGCCCTACCGCCTGCCCGAGCACGAGACGGTCTTTGCGATGACGGTGCACAAGAGCCAGGGCTCGGAGTTCGATCACGTGCTGCTCATTCTCCCCGAAGGCGATGCGCGGGTGCTCACGCGGGAGCTTCTCTACACGGGCCTGACCCGGGCCCGCAAGCGCGTCGATCTCTGGGCAGGCGAGGCGGCCCTCGCAGCGGCCCTGTCGAGGCGCATCGAGCGGGCCTCGGGGTTGAGAGAGGCGCTCTGGGCCGAATCAGGCCGGTGA
- a CDS encoding alpha/beta fold hydrolase, with product MYPDRCIDVNGARTRFLHAGEAGPPVVLIHGLGASAEIWSANIGALAERHRVFVPDLPGFGRTAMPPGMGFSPAAYSRFIRDFMTALGIGQAALVGHSLGGGVALRVILDEPGRVDRLVLASSAGLGQDISLPLRIASLPLVDRLFVKPPLPVFTRFLHRLVHDPSVITPGFARMCYEMFFRPGAVRAFTGILRAVATIRGARPGILEPIREGLGTIAVPTLILWGRQDRILPVGQALDAAGRIPGARLHIFERCGHMPNVEYPEAFNRLVLDFLNGGRG from the coding sequence TTGTATCCCGACCGTTGCATCGACGTGAACGGCGCACGCACGCGCTTCCTGCACGCCGGCGAAGCCGGACCGCCGGTCGTGCTCATCCACGGCCTGGGCGCCTCGGCGGAGATCTGGTCGGCCAACATCGGTGCCCTGGCCGAAAGGCACCGGGTCTTCGTCCCCGACCTCCCCGGGTTCGGCCGGACGGCGATGCCCCCGGGGATGGGCTTCAGTCCTGCGGCGTATTCCCGTTTCATCCGGGATTTCATGACGGCCCTGGGAATCGGGCAGGCCGCGCTCGTCGGCCATTCCCTCGGCGGCGGCGTGGCGCTGCGCGTCATCCTCGATGAGCCGGGCCGAGTGGACCGGCTCGTCCTTGCAAGCAGCGCCGGCCTCGGGCAGGACATCAGCCTGCCGCTCCGCATCGCTTCGCTCCCGCTCGTCGACCGCCTGTTCGTCAAGCCGCCCCTGCCCGTCTTCACCCGCTTTCTGCACCGCCTGGTTCATGACCCCTCGGTGATCACACCCGGCTTTGCGCGGATGTGCTACGAGATGTTCTTCCGGCCGGGCGCGGTCCGGGCCTTCACGGGGATCCTGCGCGCCGTCGCCACGATCCGGGGTGCACGGCCCGGCATCCTGGAACCCATCCGCGAGGGTCTCGGCACGATCGCCGTGCCCACGCTCATTCTCTGGGGCCGCCAGGACCGGATCCTGCCCGTGGGCCAGGCCCTCGATGCGGCGGGCCGAATCCCCGGGGCGCGCCTGCACATCTTCGAGCGCTGCGGCCACATGCCGAACGTCGAGTACCCGGAGGCGTTCAACCGGCTGGTTCTGGATTTTCTCAACGGTGGGCGGGGCTGA
- a CDS encoding sigma 54-interacting transcriptional regulator produces MTKEKQIEKLKSLGDEFIYALIDNPYECPIVIDNNGIIRFMSRFSKRLIGIDPDEAVGRHIKDVIKETHLHEILQHGKARIADLLYIAGKQQVISRIPLKDLQGRILGAVGKGVFSKVSKVAELSQRIEHLNDQVKYYKQRVTDMRGGSTIVGGTEAILRMKESALLAAKSNASVLITGESGTGKEVVAHYIHQNSSRCAGPFIRVNCASIPRELFESELFGYEGGAFTGARSQGKPGKFELANGGTILLDEIGEMPRPMQAKLLRVLQERTVDRLGGTRPIPADFRLIAATNRDLQEMVRKGDFRMDLFYRINILSIHAPSLRDIRGDIPLLAAHLIGLLNEEMGWGASAISPEAMEELKNYDWPGNVRELRNVIERAMIIAKERVIRPEDLPDRIRGGAAGAVRTPRDQSGSPRAGNLRLILAETERQVILETLRKAGGNKAKAAKMLGIHRTSLYQKMKMHGMDAEGEVDFSL; encoded by the coding sequence ATGACCAAAGAGAAGCAGATCGAGAAACTGAAGTCGCTGGGCGACGAGTTCATCTACGCCCTGATCGATAATCCCTATGAGTGCCCCATCGTCATCGATAACAACGGGATCATCCGCTTCATGAGCCGCTTCAGCAAGCGCCTCATCGGCATCGACCCCGACGAGGCCGTGGGCCGGCACATCAAGGATGTCATCAAGGAAACGCATCTCCACGAGATCCTCCAGCACGGCAAGGCCCGGATAGCCGATCTGCTCTACATCGCCGGCAAGCAGCAGGTCATCTCGCGGATCCCCCTCAAGGATCTCCAGGGCAGGATCCTCGGGGCCGTCGGCAAGGGGGTCTTCAGCAAGGTCTCCAAGGTGGCCGAGCTGTCGCAGCGGATCGAGCACCTCAACGACCAGGTCAAGTACTACAAGCAGCGGGTCACCGACATGCGGGGCGGCTCGACAATCGTCGGCGGCACGGAGGCGATCCTGCGCATGAAGGAGAGTGCCCTGCTGGCCGCCAAGAGCAACGCATCGGTCCTCATCACGGGCGAATCCGGCACGGGCAAGGAAGTGGTGGCCCACTACATCCACCAGAACAGCTCCCGGTGCGCCGGCCCCTTCATCCGGGTCAACTGCGCCTCGATTCCGCGCGAGCTCTTCGAAAGCGAGCTGTTCGGCTACGAGGGCGGCGCCTTCACCGGGGCCCGCTCCCAGGGAAAGCCGGGCAAGTTCGAGCTTGCCAACGGGGGCACGATCCTGCTCGACGAAATCGGCGAGATGCCCCGGCCTATGCAGGCGAAGCTCCTGAGGGTGCTCCAGGAGCGCACCGTCGACCGGCTGGGGGGGACCAGGCCGATCCCGGCCGATTTCCGCCTCATCGCCGCCACGAACCGGGACCTGCAGGAGATGGTGCGAAAGGGGGATTTCCGGATGGACCTCTTCTACCGCATCAACATCCTCAGCATACACGCACCGAGCCTCAGGGATATCCGGGGGGACATCCCCCTGCTTGCCGCCCACCTCATCGGGCTGCTCAACGAGGAAATGGGCTGGGGGGCCTCCGCGATCTCGCCCGAGGCCATGGAAGAACTCAAGAACTATGACTGGCCGGGCAACGTGCGGGAGCTGCGCAACGTCATCGAGAGGGCCATGATCATCGCCAAGGAGCGCGTCATCCGCCCCGAGGATCTCCCCGACAGGATCCGCGGCGGGGCGGCAGGCGCCGTGCGGACCCCACGGGACCAATCGGGATCCCCCCGCGCGGGGAACCTGCGCCTCATCCTCGCCGAGACGGAGAGGCAGGTCATCCTCGAGACGCTTCGAAAGGCAGGGGGGAACAAGGCGAAGGCCGCAAAAATGCTGGGCATCCACCGGACCTCGCTCTATCAGAAAATGAAGATGCACGGGATGGATGCCGAGGGGGAGGTCGATTTCAGTCTCTGA